In Saprospiraceae bacterium, the sequence CTCTGCTCACCAAGAAGCAACCTAGTATAACCCAAAATTTAAATAATAATGACTTGTTCAATGAAATGGATAAAATATAATGGCAAAAATAGGATAATTGCAGACAAGACTTAAAAATCATGGCATAGTAAAGCTTAAAACCTAAAATATTGAATTGAGAAATATGCTTCCATCACTATAATATTAATCCGTCCTGGCTGACATTTGGACAAATCCCAGGTATTTTAAAAATTCTATAAATGAAAAACCAAGGTTTAACAAATAATGCAATTATTTTTGCCTCCCAATGAAAAAAGTGAATGATCAAGAAATGTCTTTCCTGGACCATCTTGAAGAACTAAGGTGGCATATCATTCGAGCTGTAGGTGCCATTCTGGTAGGTGCCATTATAGCATTCCTCAATAAAGAATTTGTATGGAATAAAATCATATTTGGACCTAAAAATGCTGATTTTGCAACTTATAGGTTTTTCTGCAATTTATCTCCGAGCCTTTGTTTTGGACCTGATAATATTCAAGTATTCACACGTGATTTTGGTGAGCAGTTTATGATGCACTTTGTATCCTCTTTTTGGATAGGGCTGATCATTGCGTTTCCATATATTATGTGGGAAATATGGCGATTTGTAAAACCGGGCTTGTATAAAAAAGAGCAAAAGGCTATTCGAGGAGTCGTAGCTATTTGTTCAGGATTGTTCTTCCTGGGAGTATTATTCGGATATTATGTGATTGCACCATTTGGCATCTCCTTCTTAAGTAATTACGAAATCGCAACCGGCATTGAAAACACGGTGAGTCTTGACTCTTATGTAAGTTATCTCACCATGTTTATCCTGCCTTTAGGCCTGGTCTTTGAACTGCCTGTGATCGTGTACTTTTTAGCCAAAGTAGGGATCGTAAACGCAGAAATGCTTCGTTCCTTCCGTAAGCATGCTATAGTAGTCATCATCATTGTCGCAGCCGTTATAACACCTCCTGATGTGGTCTCTCAGATCCTGGTCAGTCTACCGCTCATCATGTTATACGAAGTAAGTATCCTCATAGCTTCAAGGACCATCAGAGCTGTGGAGGAAGATGATGACGATGACGAGCCTGACGATGATGATAAGGATGAAAATAAAGATGAATACGATTATGACGAATCCAAATCTGATTAAATAAATGATCAGAGTTTCGACTGGTTGGACCTTGTTTTACAGGATATTTCTTCCAATATTTTATTTGGCATTTATGGGATCCTGGACCATTGCCACGATTCGGGCAGGTGACGAGGTATCTCCACTGTTTGAATCCTGGATATATCGAATTAGTATGGTAGGTCTTGTGTTGATAGGGGCCGTCATCATACGAGCCACCGTTTGGCGTCTTAAAAGGTTGGATGTGACCTCCACCCACTTTTACTTAACCGATTATTTCAAGACCTTTCGGTATTCGCTCGATAGCATTGCTTCTTTGGATACCTTTTCCATTGGATGGTTTAGGTTTCTGAAAATAGAATTAAAAGAAAGAGGTAGCCTGGGGCAAAAATTCTACATTTTGTTGGAAAAAGACCTCTGGAACGATTACCTGGCTGCGAACGCACCTGTTCAAAATTTAATCTCCACTATTTCGGAAACAAAGTAATGATCGGGCAGATCATCTCTTCCATGGATATGCCCCCATGTTGAAAGGAGTGGAGGAAATAATTGTGATAATAATTGTAGTTATTGGGATATAAAAAAAAGCCATCGTTTTTGGTGAAGATGAAGGTAGAACTCAGGTTGGGGCTAGGGAGGCCAGCCTTTTTAGGGTCTTTGATTTCGAAAACATCCTTGCGGTCATAGTTTAAGTTACGCCCTACTTTGTATCTGAGATTGGTTGTAGTTTCTCTGTCACCCACCACTTTGACGGGAGATTTGACTCTGATGGTACCGTGATCAGTCGTGATGACAACAGTAACTTTTTTCTCGGCTAGTTTTTGCAATAAAGCCCACAAAGGTGAATTAGAAAACCAACTGGAAGTCAATGATCTGTAGGCTTTTTCGTCACCGGCCAGCTCCTTCAAAACTTCCATTTCTGTCCGGGCGTGTGAGAGCATATCTATAAAGTTATATACTATGACACTCAGTTGATTGTCCAATAGGTTAGCGTAAGCATCTGGGAGTGCTTTGGCATCCTGGACCTGGGTGATTTTATTGTAAGAGAATTTGGGCATGGTCTTAAAATGACGAGCCAGTTGTTTTTCCAACAACTCCGCTTCGTGCATGTTTTTACCCCCTTTCTCATTATCATTTAACCACCAATCTTCATATCGTTGCTCTATTTGTGCAGGTAGCATACCAGCAAAAATCGCATTGCGGCTATATTGAGTAGAAGTTGGTAAAATACTGATAAACTGTTCCTCTTCGTGTATCCTGTATCTTTCGCTTATTTTTGGCTCAATCGCTTTCCATTGATCGAATCTCAGATTGTCCAACAGAATCATGACTACCGTTTTATTTGGTGCCATCAGAGGAATAATTTTTTCTTTGATCAGGCGATGCGACATGATCGGGGCTTTTTCAGGCTTATCGATCCATTCCTGGTAATGCTTGCCAACAAATTTGGCAAACTCATTGTTGGCTTCTGTTTTTTGAGTAGCCAGGATATTGGTCATCTCTGTGTTTTCAGATTGGTCCAATTTTAGCTCCCAACCAATGATGCCTTTATAGATCTCGATCCAACCTTTTAGATCCGATACAGAGTTAATTTGAAGCGAAATATTCCTAAAGTCCTGCAAATAACTTGAAGTGGTTTTCTCCTGCACCAAACGCTTGTTGTCAATTAGTTTTTTCAAGGTCAATAGTACCTGGTGGGGATTGACTGGTTTGATCAAATAATCGTCTATCTGTGATCCAATCGCTTCCTCCATGATATTTTCTGTCTCATTTTTGGTAATCATGACTACAGGCAGATTTGGATTGATGGCTTTGAACTTGGCAAGGGTCTCCAGCCCTGACAGTCCGGGCATCGATTCATCCAGAAATACTACATCGATGTCTTTGTGTTGGGTATACTCCTCAAGCGCGTCATGTCCGTTACTCACCAGGACAAAACGATAGCCCTTTTTCTCTAAAAAATAAACCTGGGGTTTTAAGAGGTCGAGTTCGTCGTCCGCCCACAGTATCTTTGCTGCTTCCATAAATCTAGTTAATTATCAATTTTGACAAGATTAAACAAATATCCTTACAAGAACAGCATGATTCTATCACAAACTCATTCGACCTTCGAGGATTTCACAATGCTAACGCCTATCTGTCAAATTATATTTTCGTAAACATGAACAAAAGAAAAATCATCAACGATCCTGTATATGGATTTACTACCATCCCTGATGAATTGATCTATGATCTCATCCAGCATCCTTACTTTCAAAGATTGCGAAGAATCAGGCAGCTTGGCCTGACAGACTATGTTTACCCAGGAGCTACCCACAGTAGATTTCAGCATGCATTAGGAGCTTTGCATTTAATGACCATAGCGATCGATAGCCTAAGATCTAAGGGTGTAGAAATTACTGAAAAGGAGGCCCAGGGTGCTATGATTGCCATTCTATTACATGACATTGGACATTCGCCTTATTCTCATGCTCTGGAGAAAAAAATCATCCCGTTAAAGCACGAAACCCTTTCCTTGATGTTTATGAAAGAACTCAATGACGAATTTGATGGAAAGCTTTCAGAAGCCATAAATATATTTTCTAATAAACACCCTAAAAGATTTCTTAGTCAACTCGTGTCCAGCCAATTGGATGTAGACCGAATGGACTATCTGAACCGGGATAGTTTTTTTACCGGAGTAGCAGAAGGAGTGATTGGTTATGAGCGCATTATAAAAATGCTTAGTGTAGTAGACAATCAGATTGTCGTTGAGGAAAAAGGCATCTATTCGATTGAAAAGTTCCTTCAATCACGACGGATTATGTATTGGCAGGTATATCTGCATAAAACTGTATTGGCTGCTGAAAAAATGTTGATTCATTGGTTTGGGCTTCTGTTACAAGATCCTATGAGAGACAAAGCCCTACCAAATCTGAAAAAAATCCTGTCGAATGACCCAAAAATAAAAGAACGTAAAAAATTGTTAAAGCTATATGCTAATATTGACGATACAGATATTATATCCGCACTGAAATTCAGTCTAAACTCCCGAAATTCCAATATACAAGTTCTTGCAAATGGTTTATTAAACAGAAATCTGTTTAAATGCCAATTGTCTGATCATTCGTTTTCTAAGTCTTTTATAAGAAATTGTAAGAAAAAAAGCGAATATCCTGATTTGGTTTTCATCGGGAGAGAAAGCAATGAAGGATATACAATTGATGCAAATGAAATTATGATATTACTGAAAGATAGTAACAAATCTTTGGTATCCCTTTCAAAAACATCACAATTTAATATTAAATCAGGCCTGGAAATCAAACATTATATTATCTATTATTAAGCCTATTTTATAAATTTAATCAAAACCTTATTTTCCGTGAAAAGATTTGTATAATGCTGGCAGGAATTTTAGTGTCCTCAGCCTCAGTATTAACCTCCTGGTTCAACAAGGTGTGAAGAAGTACCTGCTGTATGTGCTAATCGAACCTACAAAAAATTGGTAAGTGCTGCATCTACGACTACTCTAGAAATACCTGTTGTGTATGAAAATCGCACTTATCAGAAACTGGTAAGCCCATCTTCATCTAAAACTGTAGAAGTACCTGCAGGTATGCTTCCAGAACGAATAAAAAATTAAAATCACCTGCATCTACCAGATCAGAAGACATACCTGCTGTTTACCAAAACCGTACTTATCAAAAATTAGTGAGCACTACAGCACCAGGACTGTTGATGTACCTGCTCAATATACCACTGTATCAAAAAGAAACCTGGTTAAAAAAGGTGGCTTTACAGAGTGGCGAGAAGTAGTTTGTGAATCAATTATCTCCAGTGCTATGGTTCGTCAGATCCAGGCAGCTTTGAAAGAAATGGGTACGATCCAGGAGCATTTGACAATGTATTGTGTATTAGAACTAAGACCGCTTTGATTAAATTCCAAAAAGATAATAATCTTCCTATCGGATCATTGGACCTGGTAACATTAAAAGCTTTAGGACTTAACTAATATATTATGCTTTAGATGGCACTAATTCAATTTTGTCGTCTTCAAAAAGAAAAAGGTCAGCCAATGTGGCTGACCTTTTTCTTTTTCTATACATACAAACAGTATCTTTACCTTCTCATTTTTAATACTATTTTACTCATAATATCAAAGTATGAAAGACCTGTTAATATCTGGCCTCATATCCAAAGAACTCGAAAGACAAAGACATGGAATAGAGCTGATAGCCAGCGAAAATTTTGCCAGCTATGAGACCATCGAAGCTATGGGAAGCTGTCTGACCAATAAATATGCCGAAGGATACCCTGGTAAACGCTATTATGGTGGCTGTGAAGTGGTCGATGAAATAGAAACCATAGCGATTGAAAGACTTAAAGAATTGTTTGGGGCGTCTTACGCCAATGTACAACCACATAGTGGAGCTCAGGCAAATAGTGCGGTGTTTTTAGCTTGTTTGAAGCCTGGTGATACGATTTTAGGCTTTGACCTCTCACATGGTGGTCATCTCACCCATGGCTCACCTGTCAATTACAGCGGCAAAACCTTCCAGCCTGTGTTTTATGGCGTAGAAGCTGAGACTGGCACCATAGACATGGATAAAGTAGAGCGATTGGCTTTAGAGAACAAACCTAAACTGATCATATGCGGTGCCAGCGCCTACTCACGAGATTGGGATTATCGAAGGTTTAGAAGTATAGCAGACGCTGTGGGAGCCCTCCTGATGGCTGATATAGCCCATCCTGCCGGTTTGATAGCCAAAGGTTTGCTCAATGACCCAATGCCGCACTGCCATATCGTGACCACGACTACACATAAGACGCTGCGCGGGCCCAGAGGCGGCGCCATCATGATGGGAAAAAATTTCGAAAATCCCTGGGGGCGCAAGACCTCCAAAGGCTCTGTAATCAAAATGTCAAGTATATTGGATAGTGGCGTATTCCCCGGTATGCAAGGTGGTCCTTTAGAACATGTGATCGCAGCCAAAGCCATCGCTTTTGGCGAGGCGTTGACTGATGAATACAAATCCTACGTAATACAGGTGAAGAAAAATGCTCAGGCTATGGCTGGCATCCTGGCAGATTTGGACTATAAAATTATATCCGGTGGTACGGATAATCACCTTATGCTGGTAGACTTAAGCAATAAAAATATATCCGGAAAAGAAGCTGAAGAGGCTCTGGTTCAGGCAGACATCACCGTCAATAAAAATATGGTTCCTTTTGATCAAAAAAGCCCGATGGTCACTTCAGGAATTAGAATAGGTACACCTGCCATCACCACCAGGGGGCTTCTGGAGTCAGAATGTATTCAAATAGTACAATGGATGGATCAAATCATAAATAACCATACGGATCATCAACTCATTGTACAAATCAGAAAGAAGGTCAATAATATGATGGCAGGATTTCCACTATATCCTGAAATATCTTAACAATCCGGGATTTCCACTGTATCCTGAAATATCTTAACAATCCGGGATTTCCACTGTATCCTGAAATCATCGAATCGGGTATTGAATATTCTTCAAATAAAGTCCGTGAGCAGGCACGCTTAGACTTTTAGGCAATAAAATTTGACTATCCAATGATGTTTTGACCTGATCTAAGCTCAATTTTCCCAAAGCGACATTGATACACATGCCTATAATCAGCCTTACCATACCACGCAGAAAT encodes:
- the tatC gene encoding twin-arginine translocase subunit TatC, with amino-acid sequence MKKVNDQEMSFLDHLEELRWHIIRAVGAILVGAIIAFLNKEFVWNKIIFGPKNADFATYRFFCNLSPSLCFGPDNIQVFTRDFGEQFMMHFVSSFWIGLIIAFPYIMWEIWRFVKPGLYKKEQKAIRGVVAICSGLFFLGVLFGYYVIAPFGISFLSNYEIATGIENTVSLDSYVSYLTMFILPLGLVFELPVIVYFLAKVGIVNAEMLRSFRKHAIVVIIIVAAVITPPDVVSQILVSLPLIMLYEVSILIASRTIRAVEEDDDDDEPDDDDKDENKDEYDYDESKSD
- a CDS encoding PglZ domain-containing protein: MEAAKILWADDELDLLKPQVYFLEKKGYRFVLVSNGHDALEEYTQHKDIDVVFLDESMPGLSGLETLAKFKAINPNLPVVMITKNETENIMEEAIGSQIDDYLIKPVNPHQVLLTLKKLIDNKRLVQEKTTSSYLQDFRNISLQINSVSDLKGWIEIYKGIIGWELKLDQSENTEMTNILATQKTEANNEFAKFVGKHYQEWIDKPEKAPIMSHRLIKEKIIPLMAPNKTVVMILLDNLRFDQWKAIEPKISERYRIHEEEQFISILPTSTQYSRNAIFAGMLPAQIEQRYEDWWLNDNEKGGKNMHEAELLEKQLARHFKTMPKFSYNKITQVQDAKALPDAYANLLDNQLSVIVYNFIDMLSHARTEMEVLKELAGDEKAYRSLTSSWFSNSPLWALLQKLAEKKVTVVITTDHGTIRVKSPVKVVGDRETTTNLRYKVGRNLNYDRKDVFEIKDPKKAGLPSPNLSSTFIFTKNDGFFLYPNNYNYYHNYFLHSFQHGGISMEEMICPIITLFPK
- a CDS encoding HD domain-containing protein, with product MNKRKIINDPVYGFTTIPDELIYDLIQHPYFQRLRRIRQLGLTDYVYPGATHSRFQHALGALHLMTIAIDSLRSKGVEITEKEAQGAMIAILLHDIGHSPYSHALEKKIIPLKHETLSLMFMKELNDEFDGKLSEAINIFSNKHPKRFLSQLVSSQLDVDRMDYLNRDSFFTGVAEGVIGYERIIKMLSVVDNQIVVEEKGIYSIEKFLQSRRIMYWQVYLHKTVLAAEKMLIHWFGLLLQDPMRDKALPNLKKILSNDPKIKERKKLLKLYANIDDTDIISALKFSLNSRNSNIQVLANGLLNRNLFKCQLSDHSFSKSFIRNCKKKSEYPDLVFIGRESNEGYTIDANEIMILLKDSNKSLVSLSKTSQFNIKSGLEIKHYIIYY
- a CDS encoding serine hydroxymethyltransferase, whose product is MKDLLISGLISKELERQRHGIELIASENFASYETIEAMGSCLTNKYAEGYPGKRYYGGCEVVDEIETIAIERLKELFGASYANVQPHSGAQANSAVFLACLKPGDTILGFDLSHGGHLTHGSPVNYSGKTFQPVFYGVEAETGTIDMDKVERLALENKPKLIICGASAYSRDWDYRRFRSIADAVGALLMADIAHPAGLIAKGLLNDPMPHCHIVTTTTHKTLRGPRGGAIMMGKNFENPWGRKTSKGSVIKMSSILDSGVFPGMQGGPLEHVIAAKAIAFGEALTDEYKSYVIQVKKNAQAMAGILADLDYKIISGGTDNHLMLVDLSNKNISGKEAEEALVQADITVNKNMVPFDQKSPMVTSGIRIGTPAITTRGLLESECIQIVQWMDQIINNHTDHQLIVQIRKKVNNMMAGFPLYPEIS